One Rhipicephalus microplus isolate Deutch F79 chromosome 4, USDA_Rmic, whole genome shotgun sequence genomic window carries:
- the LOC119171983 gene encoding protogenin B, with the protein MASRITLLCCLLTVASSSSCDKEGQCIPRGINFTRPSGAKLVAVKGEPLLLDCSVSVLPELAPYNITWNHNGKPLDWSATEHTLLSNGSLFIEQFSFQKKKSGRKDNGTYTCMVHTKAGTMFSRPVQVELARMPKGFSEEPKSLSVSTGSIARFACHVMSVPAALYNWQRNLEDVPPDDKRFTQLSSGVLQIVNVTAVDAGNYRCIAKSAARTQYSAEATLTVLESAGHEAPDQPPEFLNPSDQELTLVTGDTVELECFARSSQHTFVTWIRQGGALLPEGRSTYFGHGNLRITNLTRSDAGTYKCLISTSRTTATETLSLSSQSHTLIIHEPPSFASDMISRVRPAARTVRFDCDAQGYPAPEVRWFKDGQPLVINGRIKVMRSEDNKFLRKVRRHMVEDSGPSHQRRPASNVLVISHPVKRDAGFYQCLATNVAGMNTLAARLVLNASGDQPIPPTGLKAVTNSSTAILLSWNPSAISPGQTIQAYSIHYLPTAGGNELQKVSVNTALLIEKLMPFTNYTFYVRAYSGKGASEQSEKVIQITGEDVPLGAPSVTVTSLTPTTMHISWSELPPTVARGNIALYRIHYRLHGQNYNNVLVVKGTVREYTITGLEPNKEYDVRVMAGTAEGFPVLSDEAWPWVTYRMPHKSSSTMPLPPVLYLIVINATTLEARWSVSPEEKNLMSGFKLRFREQGSQFLDPIVLPNTTFSYVVYNLKPQTWYEVHVSCFNHLGDGQEAVQTILTHPENLTVEGDVDPPGGLEAEPTSPRSIRLSWKPPNSIHNITYYTVRYSTVHPQNNMNSSVVHYVRSTTPEVVVKDLQPYTLYGFAVRSHEADNRPGHFSQLIECRTSEDKPTVPRDVTWAPVDLGSIRLNWMAPEFPNGIIQAYHIFYNANVVDTTQVDKWKNKQEPGTQLTSILNGLSINTVYSLRMQAQTTVGLGPLTQVIKFVISVPSRSTISPHPQAAGQEANDPSLGILLGVLAGLLCMAACAIIILYKNSKCGCSGSSVEQHGPSTGRSCFAAFFGQCKMPAPARELEVLSVTSPSPGNHLDTKGGYPATQCNGKTNGHARGKQPNGTAPNGHVGNGSAVCFMKPSSSQKQRVDNDPESRLPLPRSQHRYNAHDYSVQEDGDAWDPEAVPAPTPLLADDSVASRTWKVTNNSTAAEDGTIDVTVCSADDRSASSHLLRSGPSEQTSVTLHNAEETKNLVGPI; encoded by the exons AGGGCCAGTGCATTCCGAGGGGCATCAATTTCACTCGCCCGTCTGGTGCAAAACTGGTAGCGGTGAAAGGTGAGCCCCTCCTGCTGGACTGTTCCGTGTCGGTGCTGCCGGAGCTGGCTCCATACAACATCACCTGGAATCACAAT gGAAAGCCATTGGACTGGAGCGCCACAGAACACACTCTGCTGTCGAATGGTTCCCTGTTCATCGAGCAGTTTTCCTTCCAGAAGAAGAAGAGTGGCCGCAAGGACAATGGCACTTACACTTGCATGGTGCACACAAAGGCTGGCACCATGTTCAGCCGCCCAGTTCAAGTTGAACTAGCAC GCATGCCCAAAGGCTTCTCCGAGGAGCCTAAATCATTGAGCGTTTCTACTGGCAGCATCGCAAGGTTTGCATGCCATGTCATGTCCGTGCCAGCTGCGCTCTACAACTGGCAGCGTAACTTGGAGGATGTGCCGCCTGATGATAAACG GTTCACACAGCTCTCTTCAGGAGTCCTGCAGATTGTTAATGTTACAGCTGTTGATGCTGGAAACTATCGCTGCATTGCGAAATCTGCTGCAAGGACCCAGTACAGCGCAGAAGCTACATTGACAGTGTTAGAGTCAGCCGGTCACG AAGCCCCTGATCAGCCACCAGAGTTCCTAAACCCATCTGACCAGGAGCTGACACTTGTAACGGGAGACACAGTTGAGCTTGAATGTTTTGCCAGGTCGTCACAGCACACTTTTGTCACATGGATACGACAAG GGGGAGCACTTTTGCCTGAAGGCCGCAGCACTTATTTCGGTCATGGTAATCTGCGAATTACTAACCTGACACGAAGCGACGCTGGCACCTACAAATGCCTCATCAGCACATCACGAACTACAGCTACTGAGACACTTTCATTATCATCCCAGTCGCACACTTTGATCATTCATG AACCCCCAAGTTTTGCATCAGACATGATAAGTCGAGTTCGCCCCGCTGCTCGCACAGTTCGATTTGACTGCGATGCCCAGGGATATCCTGCACCTGAAGTGCGCTGGTTCAAAGATGGCCAGCCCCTAGTCATCAATGGTCGCATTAAG GTGATGCGGTCAGAGGACAACAAGTTTCTGCGGAAGGTGCGACGCCACATGGTTGAAGACAGTGGCCCATCGCACCAGCGGCGCCCCGCGAGCAATGTGCTCGTCATCTCTCACCCAGTGAAGCGTGATGCGGGCTTCTACCAGTGCCTGGCTACCAACGTAGCTGGCATGAACACCCTCGCTGCTCGACTGGTGCTGAATGCCTCAG GGGACCAGCCGATCCCTCCGACTGGTTTAAAGGCTGTGACAAATTCAAGCACAGCCATTCTACTTTCCTGGAACCCCTCTGCCATATCGCCAGGACAGACAATCCAGGCCTACTCAATCCACTACCTCCCCACAGCAG GTGGCAATGAGCTTCAGAAGGTCTCTGTGAACACGGCACTCCTTATAGAAAAGCTGATGCCCTTCACCAATTACACATTCTACGTGCGGGCCTACAGTGGCAAGGGTGCCAGTGAGCAGTCCGAGAAAGTAATCCAAATCACTGGAGAAGACG TGCCGCTTGGTGCCCCGTCTGTGACTGTGACCAGTCTCACTCCAACAACCATGCACATCTCATGGAGCGAGCTCCCACCAACTGTTGCCAGGGGCAACATTGCACTCTACCGCATCCACTACCGCCTGCACGGACAGAATTATAACAACGTGTTGGTTGTCAAGGGAACCGTCCGAGAGTACACCATCACTG GTCTGGAACCGAACAAGGAGTACGATGTGCGAGTTATGGCTGGAACAGCCGAGGGATTTCCAGTTCTCTCGGATGAAGCTTGGCCCTGGGTCACCTACCGCATGCCCCATAAGTCCTCCTCAACCA TGCCATTGCCTCCAGTTTTGTACCTGATCGTCATCAATGCCACTACCCTGGAGGCCCGGTGGTCTGTGTCCCCAGAGGAAAAGAACCTGAtgtcgggtttcaagctgcgcTTTAGAGAGCAGGGCAGCCAGTTCCTGGACCCTATTGTCCTGCCCAACACAACCTTCTCCTATGTAGTGTACAACTTGA AGCCTCAAACCTGGTATGAGGTGCATGTGTCTTGCTTCAACCATCTTGGGGATGGCCAGGAAGCTGTACAGACAATCCTGACCCACCCTGAAAACCTGACTGTAGAAGGTGATGTGG ACCCGCCAGGTGGCTTGGAAGCAGAGCCAACGTCACCACGTTCTATTCGCTTGTCCTGGAAGCCACCAAACTCCATTCACAACATTACCTACTACACTGTTCGGTACAGCACTGTTCATCCCCAAAACAACATGAACTCTTCTGTGGTACATTACGTTAGAAG CACGACACCGGAGGTCGTTGTGAAGGACCTGCAGCCGTACACACTGTATGGCTTCGCCGTAAGATCCCACGAGGCTGACAACCGCCCTGGCCATTTCAGTCAGCTCATCGAATGTAGGACAAGCGAGGACA AACCGACCGTGCCCCGCGACGTCACTTGGGCACCTGTAGACCTTGGCTCCATAAGGCTCAACTGGATGGCGCCCGAGTTCCCCAATGGCATCATTCAGGCCTACCACATCTTCTACAATGCCAATGTGGTTGACACAACGCAGGTTGACAAGTGGAAGAATAAGCAGGAGCCAG GCACGCAACTGACATCTATACTGAATGGATTGTCCATCAACACAGTGTACTCATTGCGCATGCAAGCCCAGACCACAGTTGGCCTTGGTCCCCTGACCCAAGTCATCAAGTTTGTCATCAGTGTGCCATCACGTAGTACCATCTCTCCTCACCCTCAAG CTGCAGGCCAGGAAGCAAATGACCCATCTCTTGGAATACTGCTGGGCGTACTGGCGGGCCTGTTGTGCATGGCTGCATGCGCAATCATCATACTCTACAAGAATAG CAAGTGCGGCTGTTCTGGTAGCAGCGTGGAGCAGCACGGACCATCCACTGGCAGATCGTGCTTTGCAGCATTTTTCGGTCAGTGCAAGATGCCAGCCCCAGCTCGCGAGCTTGAAGTGCTCTCAGTTACTTCTCCAAGTCCTGGAAACCACCTTGACACAAAG GGAGGCTACCCAGCAACGCAATGTAATGGCAAAACAAACGGGCATGCCAGAGGGAAGCAACCAAATGGCACAGCACCAAACGGGCATGTGGGCAATGGCAGTGCCGTTTGCTTTATGAAACCTTCAAGTTCG CAAAAGCAAAGGGTTGACAACGACCCAGAATCTCGGCTCCCGTTGCCACGCAGCCAACACCGATATAATGCTCATGACTACTCCGTGCAAGAAGACGGGGACGCGTGGGACCCAGAGGCTGTGCCTGCGCCTACGCCGCTCCTTGCGGACGACTCCGTCGCCAGCAGAACGTGGAAGGTTACCAACAACTCTACAGCCGCCGAGGACGGCACGATCGACGTGACGGTCTGCTCGGCCGACGACCGGAGTGCCTCCTCGCATCTCCTGCGCAGTGGACCTTCGGAACAGACCAGTGTGACATTGCACAATGCGGAGGAGACCAAAAACCTTGTGGGGCCCATCTAG